The Caballeronia sp. Lep1P3 genome window below encodes:
- a CDS encoding zinc-ribbon and DUF3426 domain-containing protein, with translation MALATRCPHCETVFKLDPHLLAPHDGRVRCGHCQEVFDAAHHQFELPDDATAPFEAQHAAIIDDEVAVGPSTFSSSNKEATSLPPTLAVPRPLNLGKKAAPPPPPPPPPPPLPPSPLPPPDDDRTVSATAPAASAKDAANEPEAEPADFRHAPPLLRPEASPGERAGPAPVTPEAPPRAERIAPTTRFVDPVDDRAEPFIGPTRGHADFASADPTRTPAPASTSGPAAARRDADEPGFGARPSAPGAAHAPSANEAFPVRREPRSAMPPLESSFDGLLERPRKGLRAAGIVVAVLLALLLLVQLAWWQRETVMVNVPGSHASYVDICDELNCTISPPRYIAGLQIESSGLRQVDGPHKLELKLMLRNRADVPLAYPALELTLLDDNNDVAIRRVLWPQEYARPGTIFAIGLPPQNAQPVVVRLDTGDAVAANYRVQVFYP, from the coding sequence ATGGCGCTGGCTACCCGCTGCCCACACTGCGAAACCGTATTCAAGCTGGACCCGCATCTGCTCGCGCCGCATGACGGCCGCGTGCGTTGCGGGCATTGTCAGGAAGTGTTCGACGCCGCGCATCATCAGTTCGAACTTCCCGACGATGCGACCGCGCCCTTCGAAGCACAGCACGCCGCGATCATCGACGACGAAGTCGCGGTCGGGCCATCGACGTTTTCCTCATCGAACAAAGAAGCCACGAGCCTGCCGCCGACGCTCGCCGTGCCGCGCCCGCTGAATCTCGGCAAGAAGGCAGCGCCCCCGCCGCCGCCCCCGCCGCCGCCCCCGCCTCTCCCGCCCTCGCCTCTTCCGCCCCCCGACGACGACCGCACGGTGTCCGCGACCGCGCCGGCCGCCTCCGCCAAGGACGCCGCCAACGAACCCGAAGCCGAGCCCGCCGACTTCCGCCACGCGCCGCCGTTGCTGCGTCCGGAAGCATCGCCCGGTGAGCGCGCAGGACCGGCGCCGGTCACGCCCGAGGCACCGCCGCGCGCGGAACGCATTGCGCCGACGACGCGCTTCGTCGATCCCGTCGACGACCGCGCGGAGCCGTTCATCGGTCCGACGCGCGGGCACGCGGACTTTGCATCGGCCGATCCGACGCGAACCCCGGCGCCCGCGTCGACGTCAGGCCCGGCCGCCGCGCGGCGCGACGCAGACGAACCGGGCTTCGGCGCGAGGCCGTCCGCGCCTGGCGCCGCGCACGCGCCGAGCGCCAACGAAGCGTTTCCGGTCAGGCGCGAACCGCGCTCCGCGATGCCACCGCTCGAAAGTTCGTTCGATGGCCTGCTCGAGCGTCCGCGCAAGGGCTTGCGCGCGGCCGGCATCGTCGTGGCCGTCCTGCTCGCGTTGCTGTTGCTGGTTCAACTCGCGTGGTGGCAGCGCGAAACGGTCATGGTCAATGTTCCCGGCTCGCACGCGTCTTACGTCGATATCTGCGACGAACTGAACTGCACCATCTCGCCGCCGCGCTACATCGCCGGATTGCAGATCGAGAGTTCCGGCCTGCGCCAGGTCGACGGCCCGCACAAGCTCGAACTCAAGCTGATGCTTCGCAACCGCGCGGACGTCCCGCTCGCGTATCCCGCGCTCGAACTCACGCTGCTCGACGACAACAACGACGTCGCCATTCGCCGCGTTCTGTGGCCGCAGGAATACGCGCGACCGGGTACGATATTCGCCATCGGGCTGCCTCCGCAGAATGCGCAGCCTGTCGTGGTGCGCCTCGACACCGGCGACGCCGTCGCCGCGAACTACCGGGTGCAGGTTTTCTACCCGTAA
- the prmA gene encoding 50S ribosomal protein L11 methyltransferase, which translates to MSYRELIAELDREHAEALSDALLDMGALSVSVEDADADTPDEQPLFGEPGLTPEKRAWKRSRVVALLSEDADPAVLLAAAANEIGLNATPAFSVRDVEEQDWVRLTQAQFDPISIGERIWVVPSWHDAPDPDALVLELDPGLAFGTGSHPTTRLCMEWLEQSVKPGQSLLDYGCGSGILAILAKKCGADPVYGIDIDPQAVESAGQNSERNRADVTYGLPDECPAGEFDIVVANILSNPLKLMASMLAAKVKPGGRIALSGILARQADEVAAVYAKWIDIGVWREHEGWVCLAGTRRESPLE; encoded by the coding sequence ATGAGTTACCGGGAACTGATCGCCGAGCTGGATCGCGAACACGCGGAGGCGCTGTCCGACGCGCTGCTGGACATGGGCGCGCTGTCGGTGTCCGTCGAGGATGCCGACGCCGACACGCCCGACGAGCAGCCGCTCTTCGGCGAGCCCGGTCTCACGCCGGAAAAGCGCGCGTGGAAGCGCTCGCGCGTGGTCGCGCTTCTCTCCGAAGACGCGGACCCGGCCGTGCTGCTTGCCGCCGCAGCCAATGAAATCGGGCTGAACGCGACGCCCGCGTTCTCGGTGCGCGACGTCGAAGAGCAGGACTGGGTGCGTCTCACGCAGGCGCAGTTCGATCCGATTTCCATCGGCGAGCGCATCTGGGTCGTGCCTTCGTGGCACGACGCGCCGGATCCGGACGCCCTCGTGCTCGAACTCGATCCCGGCCTCGCGTTCGGCACCGGCAGCCACCCGACCACGCGCCTGTGCATGGAATGGCTGGAGCAATCGGTGAAGCCGGGGCAGTCGCTGCTCGACTACGGCTGCGGTTCCGGCATCCTCGCGATTCTCGCGAAGAAGTGCGGCGCCGACCCGGTGTATGGCATCGACATCGATCCGCAGGCCGTCGAGTCCGCGGGCCAGAACAGCGAGCGCAATCGGGCCGACGTGACTTACGGCCTGCCGGACGAATGTCCCGCCGGCGAGTTCGATATCGTCGTCGCGAATATTCTCTCGAATCCACTCAAGCTCATGGCCTCGATGCTCGCCGCGAAGGTGAAGCCGGGCGGACGCATCGCGCTGTCGGGCATCCTCGCGCGTCAGGCCGACGAAGTCGCGGCGGTCTACGCGAAGTGGATCGATATCGGTGTCTGGCGCGAGCACGAAGGCTGGGTTTGCCTCGCCGGAACGCGGCGGGAAAGCCCTTTAGAATAG